In Longimicrobium sp., the following proteins share a genomic window:
- a CDS encoding NAD(P)H-hydrate dehydratase, producing MTHDPPFFAAPRVPVLTADEMRRWDEHSIHTAGIPERVLMESAGRAAASVIHHLYPDGRVVAAVGSGNNGGDAMVVVRTLRAWGRDVAAVQIGSRPSDPALLHGWDVPSIPAEDADEAFRTAGVIVDGLLGTGASGAPRGAYARAIEAIERNGRPVVALDGPSGVDLATGAAEGVAVHADVTVTFGAPKRGLLLFPGRERAGRIVAVEIGFAPLEDADARLITPSWARGVLSPVPPNAHKGMMGKVSIVAGRRGMSGAAVLAGFGALRAGAGMVSIVSPDANREIIQSSLPEALYVDRDALGPGFQSGSQAVVAGPGMGTDDEALDLLGMIARGSDVPLLLDADALTLLARDPDLRDAIDRPLVLTPHPGEMGRLIEKTVQEITADPFGAATEAAERFRCTVLLKGNPSLVASEGEPTLVNVAGHSGLATGGNGDVLSGVIGAFLALGMEPRDAAGAALYYAGRAAEIAGRGRGLIPRDVAEALPAALEEEVGRGSALGLPGILLDLPAAR from the coding sequence CCTCACCGCGGACGAGATGCGGCGGTGGGACGAGCATTCCATCCACACGGCCGGCATCCCCGAGCGCGTGCTGATGGAATCCGCGGGACGCGCCGCAGCATCCGTCATCCACCATCTGTATCCCGATGGACGGGTGGTCGCCGCGGTGGGAAGCGGCAACAACGGGGGCGACGCGATGGTGGTCGTCCGCACGCTGCGGGCGTGGGGGCGCGACGTGGCCGCGGTGCAGATCGGCAGCCGCCCGTCCGATCCGGCGCTGCTGCACGGGTGGGACGTGCCCTCCATCCCGGCGGAGGACGCGGACGAGGCCTTTCGCACCGCGGGGGTGATCGTCGATGGACTCCTGGGCACCGGCGCGTCGGGAGCCCCGCGCGGCGCGTACGCCCGGGCGATCGAGGCCATCGAGCGAAACGGGCGCCCCGTCGTGGCGCTGGACGGGCCATCGGGCGTGGACCTGGCCACGGGTGCGGCGGAAGGTGTGGCGGTCCACGCGGACGTGACCGTCACCTTCGGCGCGCCGAAGCGGGGCCTGCTGCTGTTCCCCGGGCGGGAGCGGGCGGGGCGGATCGTCGCGGTGGAGATCGGGTTCGCGCCGCTGGAGGACGCGGATGCGCGGCTGATCACGCCGTCGTGGGCCCGCGGCGTCCTGTCTCCCGTTCCGCCGAACGCGCACAAGGGGATGATGGGCAAGGTGTCCATCGTCGCGGGGCGGCGAGGGATGTCGGGCGCGGCGGTGCTGGCGGGATTCGGGGCGCTGCGGGCGGGGGCGGGGATGGTGTCGATCGTCTCGCCGGATGCGAATCGCGAGATCATCCAGTCCTCCCTCCCCGAAGCACTGTACGTGGATCGCGATGCGCTCGGTCCCGGCTTCCAGTCCGGCTCGCAGGCCGTCGTCGCCGGGCCGGGGATGGGCACGGACGACGAGGCGCTGGACCTGCTCGGCATGATCGCGCGAGGCAGCGACGTGCCGCTGCTGCTGGATGCGGATGCGCTGACGCTTCTCGCCCGCGATCCCGATCTGCGCGACGCGATCGACCGGCCGCTGGTGCTCACCCCGCACCCAGGGGAGATGGGCCGCCTGATCGAAAAGACGGTCCAGGAGATCACGGCGGACCCGTTCGGCGCGGCGACGGAGGCCGCGGAGCGCTTCCGCTGCACCGTGCTGCTGAAGGGAAATCCATCGCTCGTCGCGAGCGAAGGGGAGCCGACGCTGGTGAACGTGGCGGGGCACTCGGGGCTGGCGACGGGCGGCAACGGCGACGTGCTGAGCGGGGTAATCGGCGCCTTCCTGGCGCTCGGGATGGAGCCGCGAGACGCCGCCGGGGCCGCGCTGTACTACGCCGGCCGCGCGGCGGAGATCGCCGGCCGGGGCCGCGGGCTCATCCCCCGCGACGTCGCCGAGGCGCTTCCCGCGGCGCTGGAGGAGGAGGTGGGGCGGGGGAGCGCGCTCGGGCTGCCGGGGATCCTGCTGGATCTGCCGGCGGCGCGGTAG
- the eno gene encoding phosphopyruvate hydratase, whose protein sequence is MAIITEIHAREILDSRGNPTVEADVLLSSGASGRAAVPSGASTGEHEAVELRDGDDKRYLGKGVTRAVENIEDQIAEALTGYDAYDQVAVDRTMIELDGTPNKSRLGANAILAVSLATARAAADDAGLPLYRYLGGAMANVLPVPMLNILNGGAHAGNNVDFQEFMVMPIGAETFSEGLRMGVEVFHALKKVLGKAGKSTAVGDEGGFAPDLKDNEEAVAVILQAIEQAGYRPGEDLVLALDVAASEMFRDGGYVFHKSSGERKTPQEMVEFYTEWCRRYPIRSIEDGMDENDWDGWKALTQAVGANIQLVGDDLFVTNTERLARGIKEGIGNAILLKVNQIGTLTETLDAIRMARKAGFNAVMSHRSGETEDTFIADLAVATGVGQIKTGSASRTDRVAKYNQLLRIEEHLGDAALYPGRGLWR, encoded by the coding sequence ATGGCGATCATCACCGAGATCCACGCACGCGAGATCCTGGATTCGCGCGGCAACCCGACGGTCGAGGCCGACGTCCTGCTCTCGAGCGGCGCCAGCGGGCGGGCGGCCGTGCCCAGCGGAGCGTCCACCGGCGAGCACGAGGCCGTGGAGCTTCGCGACGGTGACGACAAGCGCTACCTGGGCAAGGGCGTCACGCGCGCGGTCGAGAACATCGAGGACCAGATCGCCGAGGCGCTCACCGGCTACGACGCCTACGACCAGGTGGCCGTCGACCGCACGATGATCGAGCTGGACGGCACCCCCAACAAGAGCCGCTTGGGTGCCAACGCCATCCTCGCCGTTTCGCTGGCCACGGCCCGCGCCGCCGCCGACGACGCGGGGCTGCCGCTGTACCGCTACCTGGGCGGCGCGATGGCCAACGTCCTTCCCGTTCCCATGCTCAACATCCTGAACGGCGGCGCGCACGCCGGCAACAACGTGGACTTCCAGGAGTTCATGGTGATGCCCATCGGCGCCGAAACGTTCAGCGAGGGGCTGCGGATGGGCGTGGAGGTGTTCCACGCGCTCAAGAAGGTGCTCGGCAAGGCGGGAAAGAGCACCGCCGTGGGCGACGAGGGCGGGTTTGCGCCGGACCTCAAGGACAACGAAGAGGCCGTCGCCGTCATCCTGCAGGCCATCGAGCAGGCCGGCTACCGCCCCGGCGAAGACCTGGTGCTGGCGCTGGACGTGGCGGCGTCGGAGATGTTCCGCGACGGCGGCTACGTCTTCCACAAGTCGTCGGGCGAGCGCAAGACGCCGCAGGAGATGGTGGAGTTCTACACCGAGTGGTGCCGCCGCTACCCCATCCGCTCCATCGAGGACGGGATGGACGAGAACGACTGGGACGGCTGGAAGGCGCTGACCCAGGCCGTGGGCGCGAACATCCAGCTGGTGGGCGACGACCTGTTCGTCACCAACACCGAGCGCCTGGCGCGCGGCATCAAGGAAGGCATCGGCAACGCCATCCTGCTGAAGGTGAACCAGATCGGCACGCTCACGGAGACGCTGGACGCCATCCGCATGGCGCGCAAGGCGGGCTTCAACGCCGTGATGTCGCACCGCTCGGGCGAAACGGAAGACACCTTCATCGCCGACCTGGCGGTGGCCACCGGCGTCGGCCAGATCAAGACGGGAAGCGCCAGCCGCACCGACCGCGTGGCCAAGTACAACCAGCTCCTGCGCATCGAGGAGCACCTGGGCGACGCGGCCCTGTATCCCGGACGCGGCCTGTGGCGGTGA
- a CDS encoding septum formation initiator family protein: MAVNPRAFRRLATGGVLALAAYYALWGGEYSAFHLRRLDADRREAETRLADTRGQVDSLKVLARTLERDDAAVERIARERFGMIRDGELLYRFVPVDSAAAPK; the protein is encoded by the coding sequence GTGGCGGTGAACCCGCGCGCGTTCCGCCGCCTGGCGACGGGCGGGGTGCTGGCCCTGGCGGCGTACTACGCGCTGTGGGGGGGCGAGTACTCCGCCTTTCACCTGCGGCGGCTGGACGCCGACCGCCGCGAGGCCGAAACGCGGCTGGCGGACACGCGCGGGCAGGTGGATTCGCTCAAGGTGCTGGCGCGTACGCTGGAGCGTGACGACGCGGCCGTGGAGCGCATCGCCCGCGAGCGCTTCGGGATGATCCGCGACGGCGAGCTGCTGTACCGCTTCGTCCCGGTAGA